The Homo sapiens chromosome 16, GRCh38.p14 Primary Assembly genome includes the window gctgcttcccTGCTTCTTGCTTTATGTAATCTAGTTTGAGTTTTGAGATGATGTTTTCCAAACCTCCAGTGGtggtttgaaaattatattttacaattaagGTGGCTGCATTTTCTCCCGAGAATTTTGCCCGCAATTGTGGCATGCTACCACCAGGGGGTGCCTGTTCCCACTCTGGAATCAGGCCTCTTTATATTCACCCTGTATTCAGCTTAGTCCCACACACACCCCCTTTCAGCCATTCCTGTATTGATGAATTGAATAGCTTCACGGGTCTGGCTGTTGCCTCAAAACATAGCCAGATACTTTTGAAGtagaaatgaggccaggcacagtggctcacacctgtaatcccggcactttgggaggctgaggctggtggattgcttgagcccaacagttcaagaccagcccagccaacacagaaaaaccctgtctctacaaaaaatacaaaaattagccaggtgtggtagcacacacctgtagttccagctacctgggaggctgaggtgggaggatcacttgagcctgggaggcaaaggctgcagtgagttaggatcacaccactgcactccagcctgggtgacagagtaacaccctgtctcaaaaaaaaaaaaaaaaaaaagaagaagaagaaagaaaagaaaagagaaatggccTGAAATTGCCCACCAAGGTTTCTTCTGGATTGCAGCCCATCTTTCCTTCCACCTCTGTCATGCTGTGCCTCTGGCCTCCACCCTTTGTTGCTCATGGTGTCTGTGTCCCTGAGTGTCTGCCATCCTCTGTCCCCATCTGCCCCCAACCACCTTGGAGAGGAAGAAGCCGCACCTCCATCTTGGATGCTCCCCCAGCCTGAGATCCAGCAGTGGGTGTTTGGAGGGAGGTGGATAGAGGCATCAGGTAGGCAGATGGGCAGGACCCGCTCTGAGAACTGTATGGAGCGCTCGAGACGCACCAGGGCAATGTCTGCACAGGCACCTTCCTTCCAGGAATACACAGGGTGGGGCTCCACCCAGGCAACACCCACCTTCTGGGACCGAGAGCCAGGGTTCCCCAGCTGCCAGGCCCCCAGCAGCACAGAGAACAGGTATGGTTTGTTCAGGTTgctggaaggaaagggaaggggaggatcAGCCAGGCCTGGTCTGGGAGGAGGTACCTGGGGGAACAGCATGGGTGTGAAGGCCCCTGAAGGCAGGAGAGGCTTCTAGGTAGAATCGAGGGGCACCAAGATTGAACAGAGGCCCGGAAGCAGAGCCTGTAAAGGGAGCCCAGGGCCTGGGGCACAAAGCCCAGGGCCTTAGAAGATCAAGTGCCCCAGGCCGGCTGTACATACTCCTTGAAACAGTGGGCAGCAGTGATCACCCAGCGGCTGGTGAGCAGAGAACCTGCGCAGTGGTGGGTCCCATTCTTCTGGATGCTCACGATCCAGGGCCACTCGCTGTCAGTGCTGTCCTCGCCGCCCACAACCCGGTTCAGCTGCTGGGGCTTCCCACAGGCTGGGGGAACTGGAGGGTACGGTCAAGTTTTGTTATCTCCAACTTCCTACAACCCACCCCCGGAATCCCAATCCCTAGGCCTGCACCCCAAGCTTTGCCCACAGCCCAAGCTCCGTTCATGTCCCCAAGCTCTACCCACATCCCAAGTTTCACTTGCACTCCAAGCTCCACCCACACCCCAAGCTCCACCCACATCCTAAGCTCCACCCATACCCCAAGCTCCGCCCACCTCCCCgtcccatccctccctccatcctcacTCTCTGCTGGTCCTCACCTGGCCCTGGCCTTTCCACTCACTCCTTGTCAGCTGCACCTggtctctccctccccctctttcCTTACCCTGCTTTCCACTCTGTTCACCTTcctggctctctctctcctctggccCTGGCATCTCTCAAGCCTTTCTCCTTGCATCCGtgtctccttcctgcctcccttcccctctaGCTCTTTCCCCCTCTCACCCCAGCCCCTTTCTGACCTGTGCCCAGGGGACGGACACATAGACACTGCCTGCGCGTGggcctcctcccttctccctcccgtCAGAGCTGCCAGCTCCACTCACCAGGTATCCTGGCCGCATTGAGGATGGCTGAGGGCAAGAGAAGGAAACGGTTAGGCCGGTGAGGGGCCCCAGGACACAGTGGTGAGGGGCCCTCAACGCCCAGTGAGGAAGGCCCCCAACACCCAGTAAGAAGGGATCCCAGTGCCCAGTGAGGTGGAGGTCCCAGCACCCAGTGAGGAGGGTCCCTCAGCGCCCAGTGAGGAGGGGTCCCAGCACCCCCTGAGGAGGGTCCCTCAGCGCCCAGTGAGGAGGGGTCCCAGTACCCAGTGAGGAGGGTCCCTCAGCGCCCAGCGAGAAGCCCCCAGCACCCAGTGAGAAGGGGTCCAGTGCCCAGTGGGAAGGGGTCCCAGCACCCAGTGAGGAGGGGTCCCCAGCGCCCAGTGAGGAGGGCTCCCCAGCGCCTAGTGAGGAGGGTTCCCCAGCGCCCAGTGAGGAGGGGTCCCCAGCGCCCAGTGAGGAGGGCTCCCCAGCGCCCAGTGAGGAGGGGTCCCCAGCGCCCAGTGACGAGGGGGTCCCAGCGCTCAGTGAGGAGGGGGTCCCAGCGCCCAGTGAGGAGGGGTCCCAGCGCCCAGTGAGCAGGCGTCCCAGCGCCCAGTGAGGAGGGGGTCCCCTTGAGTACCTGGTGGTGAGGAACCTCTAGCCCTCCAGTGCCCAGGGAGACTCTCAAGTCTCTCAACCCCAGGGCCCCTACCGGCGGGGCATTTCCTGGGGCCTGGCCAGGCCCTGGCTGCACAGCTGTGACCCTGCCCTCCCGCAGCTTCCCGTCCAGCCTGCCTTCCGGGGACCAGGACCGGCTCCTCGAGGGAGGCACAGACCTGAGCCCCTCGGCTCTGGACGCTGCTGCCGCTGGTGTGCCCTCCCCTGACCTCCTGCGGCAGGAACAACACAAAACGGTGCTTCCCCAGAGGCAAGCAGCGGAGGACGAGGAGATGGGAGAACACGGAGGCGAGAGGGAGCAGGCGATGGCGACGCCGACGGTAACTGGAGACCGAGGCGCGCTGCGTACTTGCTGCGTTTTCTGTTTCATCCTCACAGCCGTAgaagaaaccgaggcacagagcaGTTAAGGAGCAAGAGATAAACAGAGCAGAAGCGGAAAGGAGATGAGAGAGGCAAGgccaggagggagagagggagggagggaaggagggaaggagggtggaggtgagagggaggagggaggagcagcCTCCGGACGTACCTGTCGACGCCAGCAGCAGCAGGGAGGTGAAGGTGCCGAGACAGCCCCCACCCAGGGCTGGGGGCGCTCCAGAAACCACCATGGCTGGTGGGGCGGGGGAGCAGGCAGCAGGCTCGAGAGACCCAGGGCGATGCGGGTCAGGGTGTGTAGGTTCCCTGCAGGTCGCCCCAGGTTTTATCCTGGGAGGCGGAATGCCGTCAGACCAGTCCCCAGGTGGCTCCCGCGGCCACCCCGGCTGTGGGTCCTGGGCAGAGGGCGGGGCTGCGGGGAGGAAGCCAGCCGCTACAGGGCTCTGGGGGGGCTCTAGCTGAGACCCCAGGATGTGGCCTCtggaagggcaggggagggggcttgGGCCCAGAGGTCCCTGACATTAATTGTCCAGGGGCAGAGAAAGGTGCCAGGGCACTGAAAGGAAGGGGTTCCGGGCTGGGGAGGGCCTGGGTTTGGAGAGGCTGAAGTCTGGGGTACTGGGTGTTGGGGGTGGTCCTAGGGCCTTAGGGATCAAGGGGGTGCCCAAAGCTCAGTAACGGCTCCCACCTGCAGGGCCCCAGGCCCCTGTGACTCAGCCCAGAGACCTGGCGCAACCCGGGCTTGGGAATCCCGTTAACCCACTTCCCGAAAGCTGTGAATCAGGTGAGTGGCGACCTTGGTGGCCTCCTGGTGGCCGCCCTCCTGTCGTTCCTGGAGGCGGGGCTCTGCCCTGCGGTTCAGACACCTGACAACTCACCTCACCTGGACTCCTGGGAAGGGGAGGAGCCCATGGGCACCAGGGCTCGGCCAAGCAGGGGGGTTGAGAGAAGAGGGGCCCCGGGAAGGGCTGGGACTCCCAGGATTCAAAGAgctgctgggctgggctgtgggGGGCCGGGTCCTGGGCTGGGAGTGGATTCTCGGTGCTTCCCCCCAGCGGCTGCCACAGTGGCAACCCGGGGCTGAATCCTGTGAGACCTTCCCTGACTCAGTGCCCTGCAGCGCCCCACActtgggacactcccacccaagCAGGGCAGGCTTCCTCCTCTACAAAGAGGCAGGAGCCTGCGCCCCTTCACTCATTCGATCAACAAGCCTCCAGCAGGGCCCTTGCTACCGCCGGGGGTGAATTAAAAACAACCATAGTGTCTGGGTGgggtggcttattcctgtaatcccagcactttgggaggccaagacggacagatcatgaggtcaggagttcaataccagtctggccaacatagtaaaaccccgtctctactaaaaatacaaaaaaaaaaaaattagccaggcatggtggcaggcgcccttagtcccatctacttgggaggctgaggcaggagaatcgcttgaacctgggaggcggaggttgcagtgagctgagatcacgccactgcactccagcctgggcgacagagcgagactctgtttcaaaaaaaaaaaaaaaaaaccatagtagtgaatatgtatgtaataaatatatttatacaaatataaatatagtatttatataataGAGCAAACATTTAGGAGTGCCATGCATTGCCTCCTAATCCTCAAATGTCTTTATTATTCCCACtctgcagataaggaaactgaggcagcttAGGgcggttaagtgacttgcccgaGATTGCTGGGTGAGTGGTGGAGCCGGACCTGCACCCCAACACTGGGGGTGGCTGCTGGGACTGCCCTCATGGAGGCTTCGGGAGCCTGGAGGAGGTGCCTCACCCTGCCTGGGGTGAGCCCTAACTTGCTCCCTGCAGAGTCAGGGTGGCGTGGGTCAGGGGCTTAGCAGACCACCATGGCTGCTTCAGGGACTCCATGGCTCTGAGCAGGACGGGTTTTGCCCTGGGGGTGGACTCTGTGCTGCCCACCTCCTCAGTCTGTTAAGGGTTAGGGTGGCAGCAGGACGACTGGCACTTTCTCGTGGCAGAGAGGCCATGCCCTGCTCCACCGAGAGACAAGTCAAACAGCAGGGCCCTGGGGAGCCCCAGAGGATGCATTATTCTCTGTCCCAGGACTCAGAGGGGGTTTGGGGGAACTGCAGGAAAAGGCCACGCAGAGTGGCCAAGGAGGGGCAGTGTCTCTGAGCAGCAGCAGCACTGCAGCAGAAATTTCTGCTGGGCTCCCCCAACCCTACTCACTGTCCCCCGCTCAGCTCTGCACCCAGGGCGTCCAGGGCCCTCCTGCGCCCCACCCCACTGCCTTCTGGAATAAGGTGGGTGGCCTCTCCAGCTCACCCAGCAAACATATATTGAGTACCTGCTGTATGTCAGGCCCTGGTGGGCACCAGGACACATGTGATGAATAAGACGCAGGTCCTGTGCTCAGGAAGCACATGACCTCCTAGGGGTGGGAGGCAGATGACGGATGACAGGGAGGTGTCCGGGAGGTGGGCACAGAACCATGGGACCAGGCGGTGGCTTGGACCCTAGAGGGCCACTGTGAAGCTGGGTGCTGGGGAAACAGTGTGGGCAGGGGGGCTCCCTGTGGACCCCCAGGATCATATTCAGTGCCTGCTGCACCCTGGGGCTCAGCGAGTGTTTGTTGAATGTATAAATGAGTGTGGAAGAAGCAAGTCTGCAAGTGGCTGGGGACCGACCACTCcagcctccctctctgcctcccgcCCAGGTTTCCTCTCCATTCCAGCTTTTCTGCCTTTCTGAAGAGCCAGCTCACTGCCCTGGATACCCAAGGGTAGCCATGGGCCCTGCCCAAGATGCCGCTATCCCTGAGACAGGGtggccaggaagagagccccGAGGAGAAGGACCTGGTAGGAGCAGGGGGAAGCCCTGAGGAGCTGGGTGAAGATTTCCTGGCACAAGTCCTGGGGAAGGGCCCCAGACAGCAGTTCCTCAATTCCCAGGGTATAGAGGGTGGAGTCTCTGAAAGGCCACGGGGTGGAGACCCTGGCATGATTCAACATTCactcaacaaaatatttattgagcgcctGCCAATGCTAGACCCACATGCTGGCCAGCATCCCTGCCTGTGCAAGCTCTGGATGAGCTGTGTGCCCCTGCCACCCACACCCCCACTCCCTGCCAGCCTGGCCTCAGGGCCTCTGATCCATGTGCACTGGAGTGGTGATGACTGACAGGGCCACTGGGGCATTTCCATGTTAACAGCAGCTGCCACTGGCAAAAGAAGTGACTCGCCAATGGTGGCATCTCAGATGTGGGCCCAGGAGTCTGGGGAGCTACTTTGAACAGGGCTATCCATTCATTGTCCCACCAAAGGCTATGGAGCCCACCCACCATGTGCTGGAGTAGTCAAGGGAAATAAGACACTCTCCTTGTCCTTGTTAACTCAATCAACAAGCATTTGCAGAGCACCGCCTGTATGCCGGCGCTGTCCGAAGTGCTGAAGATACAGCAATGAGCAAACCAAAAGCCATGGACATCGGATGAAACAGAGAATTGTAAACAATAAGTACATCATTTAGCTCTATGGAAAACAggatagagatttctcaaagaactaaaactagaactaccattcaaccagcaatcccaccactgggcatccacccaaaggaaaagaagtcatttaatCAAAGAGACACCTGCACTCGTGTGTTCATCGCAgcaacactgttcacaacagcaaagccatgaaatcaacctaagtgtccatcaacagatgatggataaagaaaatgtggtgaatATATACACAGTGGGATACTacgaagccataaaaaagaacacaaaaccatgtcttttgcagcaatgtggatggaactggaggccattatcttaagcggAACAAgtcaaacacagaaagacaaagattgcatgttcttatttatttatttactgagatggagtctcactgtgtcaccaggctggagtgcagcggtgcaatcttggctcactgcagcctccacctcccgagttcaagcaattctcctgcctcagcctcccaagcaattctcctgcctcagcctcccacatagctggaactacaggcacgtgccaccacacccagctaatttttgtatttttagtagaggcagggtttcagcatgtttgtcaggatggtctcaatctttttacctcatgatctgccagacttggcctcccaaaaggctgggattacaggcatgagccagtgtgcccagcctttttttttttttttttttttttttgaggcagagtcttgctctgttgcccaggctggagtgcagtggcgcaatctgggctcactgcaacctctgcctcccgggttcaagtgattctcctgcctctgcctcctgagtagctgcaattacatgtgcacaccaccatgcccagctattttttatatttttagtagagacggggtttcaccatattggtcaggctcgtctcgaactcctgacctcaggtgatctacctgccttagcctcttaagcatgttctcatgtataagtgggagcaaagcagccggacgcagtggctcacgcctgtaatcccagcactttgggaggccaaggcgggcagatcacgaggtcaggaggagctagagaccatcctggctaacatggtgaaaccctgtctctactaaaaatacaaaaaattagccgggtgtggtggcgggcgcctgtagtcccagctactttggaggctgaggcaaaagaatggcgtgaacctggtaggcggagcttgcagtgagctgagatcgtgccactgcactccagcctgggcgacagagcgagactccatctcaaaaaaaataaaataaaataagtgggaGCAAAGCAATGTGCACCTGTGGCCACAGAGTGGAATAACAGACATTGGAgactgggagggtgggagggagggagggggcaaagGAGAAGAAATTTGCTATTGGATCCAGTGTTCACGATTTGGGTGATAggcactaaaagcccagacttcaccaccacACAGTATATCCAGGTAACAAAAATGTGCTTGTACCCTctaatttttttggttgtttgtttgtttttgagaccgagtcccgctgtgttgcccaggctggagtgcagtggcacgatctcggctcactgcaagctccgcctcccaggttcaccccattctcctgcctcagtctcccgagtagctgggactacaggcgcccaccaccatgcccggctaattttttgtatttttagtggagatggggtttcaccgtgttagccaggatggtctcgatctcctgacctcgtgatcctcccacctcggcctcccaaagtgctgggattacaggcgtgagccaccgcgcctgcccttttttttttttttctgagacaatctcactctgtcacccaggctggggtgcagcggcgtgatctcagttcattgcaacctcgacctcctgggttcaagcaattcttgggctttcgcctctcaagtagctgagactacagtcatgtgccaccatgcctagctaatttttgtatttttagtacagacggggtttcaccatgttggccaggctggtctcaaactcctgacctcaggtgatccactggcctcagcctcccaaagtgctgggattacaggcgtgagccaccgcgcctggccgaacaTTACACTTTTAACAGCTTAGTATTATATCTTCAGTGCCTGTCAGTTAGTGGCCTCCCAATATTGTTGAATCAATTGATGAATTAAGTGAAACaccatttataaatttttacttaataaaacAAGCtacaaattatattcttttttttggatATTATTGGAATCATACTGTGACATTATCTtaatctgcttttaaaattcaatatggCATCTTCTCATATCAGTAAACCATTCATAACATGATTATTAATGTCTATATAATATTCCACTATAGAATTGTTACGGTTTGGATgtgtccccaaagttcatgtgttggaaacttaatccccaaagcAAGAATGTTGAGAGGCGGGACCTTTccgaggtgattaggtcataaagcTTATGCCCTCCTgtatggattaatgccattattttggGAGTGGGTTGGTTATCATGGGGTGGGTTCCTGATAAAATGTATGAGTTCCACCCCCTTACTCTCTTATGTATATGCTCTCTTGCCACGTGATGCCTCCCGCCATGTTATgaggcagcaagaaggccctcatcagatgcagcccctcaatcttggacttcccagtctccagaaccatgTGCCAatgaatttctgtttattataaattacccagtctcaggtattctgtacctgagcaacacaaaacagactaagacaacaatataccataatttactcAATCCCATGCCCTCTGATACTggacattcattcttttttctgttgtatGTAATGTGTCAGTAAGTAACCTTGTTCATCAATCTTTGAAAGAATCTCTGGTTATTTCCTCAAGCTACATTCCTAGAAGGGAAATTGCTAGGATAAaggttttaaatgtatttacagTTTTTGATGACATATATTATCAAACTACACTCTTGAAAAGTTATGTA containing:
- the PRSS22 gene encoding brain-specific serine protease 4 precursor, producing the protein MVVSGAPPALGGGCLGTFTSLLLLASTAILNAARIPVPPACGKPQQLNRVVGGEDSTDSEWPWIVSIQKNGTHHCAGSLLTSRWVITAAHCFKDNLNKPYLFSVLLGAWQLGNPGSRSQKVGVAWVEPHPVYSWKEGACADIALVRLERSIQFSERVLPICLPDASIHLPPNTHCWISGWGSIQDGVPLPHPQTLQKLKVPIIDSEVCSHLYWRGAGQGPITEDMLCAGYLEGERDACLGDSGGPLMCQVDGAWLLAGIISWGEGCAERNRPGVYISLSAHRSWVEKIVQGVQLRGRAQGGGALRAPSQGSGAAARS